The following proteins are encoded in a genomic region of Prochlorothrix hollandica PCC 9006 = CALU 1027:
- a CDS encoding coiled-coil domain-containing protein codes for MTDLTKADLRERLGNIDQIRDILFGPQTREFLTRLEQLERNVANQGQELRSRIDEVRQGVTADIRSDIEKLDTKIRQLVLKDEAEKNDIGKQIETIHKRIVTVADELEEALMDDLKTSEETLDQRIKTLAAKEDEEKFELRQQVDLLSKKLASHVEALDEAIDSQTSTLRDDFLNSRDRLQTDLSDLRTQIFEELERYVSMLSEVKVSKDDMAELLFELGLRLKGSEFVPELQEVANLPDLNPPRLAEDTTPTPLESDDLAKPPVSSRKSRPRRSTRA; via the coding sequence ATGACTGACTTAACGAAGGCTGACCTGCGGGAACGTCTGGGCAATATTGATCAGATTCGGGATATTCTCTTTGGTCCCCAGACCCGAGAATTTCTCACCCGCCTCGAACAACTGGAGCGCAATGTTGCCAACCAAGGCCAGGAACTGCGGAGCCGCATTGACGAGGTGCGCCAAGGGGTCACCGCTGATATCCGCAGTGACATTGAAAAGCTAGACACCAAAATCCGCCAATTAGTCCTCAAGGATGAGGCGGAAAAAAATGATATTGGCAAGCAAATTGAAACGATCCATAAACGGATTGTAACCGTGGCGGATGAGCTGGAAGAGGCTCTGATGGATGATCTGAAAACATCAGAAGAGACCCTAGATCAGCGCATCAAAACCCTGGCAGCTAAGGAGGACGAAGAAAAGTTTGAATTGCGGCAACAGGTGGATCTGTTGAGCAAAAAGCTAGCGAGCCATGTGGAGGCGTTGGATGAGGCGATCGACAGCCAAACCAGCACCCTCCGGGACGATTTCCTCAACAGCCGCGATCGGCTGCAAACTGATCTGAGTGACCTGCGCACCCAAATTTTTGAAGAACTGGAACGCTATGTGTCCATGCTCAGCGAAGTCAAAGTGTCCAAGGATGACATGGCGGAACTGCTGTTTGAGTTGGGACTGCGACTGAAGGGCAGTGAATTTGTGCCGGAGTTGCAGGAAGTGGCCAACCTTCCGGATCTGAACCCTCCCCGGCTGGCGGAAGACACAACACCGACCCCCCTAGAGTCGGACGACCTTGCAAAACCGCCCGTCAGCAGCCGCAAAAGCCGCCCCCGACGCAGCACCAGAGCCTAG